The following coding sequences lie in one Streptomyces albofaciens JCM 4342 genomic window:
- a CDS encoding helix-turn-helix transcriptional regulator codes for MAETSARLLLLLSLFQTGRAWPGAVLAERLEVSPRTVRRDIDRLRGLGYPVHVTKGPGGAYRLDAGAKVPPLLFDDEQAIAVAVALQTAPATVAGLGEAAARALATVRQVMPARLRQRVDAVRVTSIENAWDLAAPPVDAEVLLALGTAVRNHEVLAFGYAGDSSPSIRVEPHHLAMWSGRWYLVARDPERGEWRTFRVDRITPYAPTGQRFTPRDLPGADVTAFVFAQFDRGDVPGQWPCHGEVILDAPAPLVARWAPGGAVVEEVAPGRCRLGLGAWSWPGLAALIGTFACDIEVIGPPELTAACGELARRYAAAAAGRRDAPAHS; via the coding sequence ATGGCAGAAACCTCCGCGCGCCTTCTCCTCCTGCTCTCCCTGTTCCAGACCGGACGCGCGTGGCCGGGCGCGGTACTCGCGGAGCGCTTGGAGGTGAGCCCGCGCACCGTGCGCCGCGACATCGACCGGCTGCGGGGACTGGGCTACCCCGTACACGTCACCAAGGGGCCGGGCGGCGCGTACCGCCTGGACGCCGGAGCGAAGGTCCCGCCCCTGCTGTTCGACGACGAGCAGGCCATCGCCGTGGCCGTCGCGCTCCAGACCGCCCCCGCCACGGTGGCCGGGCTCGGAGAAGCGGCCGCCCGGGCCCTGGCCACCGTCCGCCAGGTCATGCCGGCGCGCCTGCGGCAGCGGGTCGACGCCGTACGGGTCACATCGATCGAGAACGCCTGGGACCTCGCGGCGCCGCCGGTCGACGCCGAGGTGCTGCTGGCCCTCGGCACGGCCGTCCGCAACCACGAGGTGCTGGCCTTCGGGTACGCGGGCGACTCAAGCCCGTCGATACGGGTGGAACCCCACCACCTCGCGATGTGGTCCGGCCGCTGGTACCTCGTCGCCCGGGACCCGGAGCGTGGCGAGTGGCGCACCTTCCGGGTCGACCGCATCACGCCGTACGCCCCGACCGGGCAGCGCTTCACACCCCGCGACCTGCCCGGTGCCGACGTCACGGCGTTCGTCTTCGCCCAGTTCGACCGCGGCGACGTCCCCGGCCAGTGGCCCTGCCACGGAGAGGTGATCCTCGACGCGCCCGCCCCGCTCGTCGCCCGCTGGGCGCCCGGCGGCGCCGTGGTGGAGGAGGTAGCCCCCGGCCGCTGCCGGCTCGGCCTCGGCGCGTGGTCCTGGCCGGGGCTGGCGGCCCTGATCGGCACCTTCGCCTGCGACATCGAAGTGATCGGCCCACCGGAACTCACCGCGGCCTGCGGGGAACTCGCCCGCCGGTACGCCGCCGCGGCGGCCGGTCGCCGTGACGCGCCGGCCCACTCGTGA
- a CDS encoding SigB/SigF/SigG family RNA polymerase sigma factor, translating into MATPVTARPGERGANDVDTSDEFRLLATLEDGPVKEQIRRRIITAWLPMAHRLAYRLRERGEHLDDLKQVAALGLVKAVDRFDPDRADAFEQFAVPTITGELKRHFRDHTWHVHVPRRIQDLRNKVRIAVKELSTTLDGRTPGTEQIAAYTQLSEHEVTLGLRALETYRSLSLDAALDHGDGGGEEQHTLLHVIGALEDAFALVEDRESVKPVLARLPERDRRILYLRFFQDMTQSAIAAELGVSQMHVSRLLNRALARVRAEATRAPAGKYRKAA; encoded by the coding sequence ATGGCCACCCCCGTAACCGCGCGCCCCGGCGAGCGCGGTGCCAACGACGTCGACACCAGCGACGAGTTCCGTCTGCTGGCAACGCTGGAGGACGGGCCGGTCAAGGAACAGATACGTCGGCGCATTATCACCGCGTGGCTGCCGATGGCCCACCGACTGGCGTACCGGCTGCGGGAGCGGGGTGAACACCTCGACGACCTGAAGCAGGTCGCCGCCCTGGGGCTGGTCAAGGCCGTCGACCGGTTCGACCCCGACCGCGCCGACGCGTTCGAGCAGTTCGCCGTCCCGACGATCACCGGCGAGCTCAAACGGCACTTCCGCGACCACACATGGCACGTGCACGTCCCGCGCCGTATCCAGGACCTGCGCAACAAGGTCCGCATCGCGGTCAAGGAACTGAGCACCACCCTGGACGGGCGCACACCCGGTACGGAGCAGATCGCCGCGTACACCCAGCTGTCCGAGCACGAGGTCACCCTGGGGCTGCGGGCGCTGGAGACCTACCGGTCCCTGTCCTTGGACGCGGCCCTCGACCACGGTGACGGCGGTGGCGAGGAGCAGCACACCCTCTTGCACGTCATCGGAGCACTCGAAGACGCCTTCGCGCTCGTCGAGGACCGTGAGTCGGTCAAGCCGGTCCTCGCCCGGCTGCCCGAGCGCGACCGCCGCATCCTCTACCTGCGGTTCTTCCAGGACATGACGCAGAGCGCCATCGCCGCCGAGCTGGGCGTCTCACAGATGCACGTGTCCCGGCTGCTCAACCGGGCCCTGGCCCGGGTCCGCGCGGAGGCGACCCGGGCCCCGGCGGGGAAGTACCGCAAGGCGGCCTGA
- a CDS encoding FUSC family protein, producing MAGQARKQETETHKRNRRTERRGTERRGASADGEAARAEEASTEGTRTRTRTRTRTETKSGNREEPAAQGRTARARQWWSRAWGSAGHERHTLLLIGKSTLAATIAWFFSYNLLEAESPAFAPFSAVLIMQVTVYQSLLQSLRYVGAVATGVAVQAALGYLAGPDLLTFALVAVVALTIGRWPALGSQGSQVATAAFFAFSTYVTAPAGLGKITHLAQIILLVLIGCGVGVIVNVTLVPPLRYRSAEHGIHTLARALCDLVSDMYPAMRQGELEKERISHWRGRAEQTGGLITQAENGLRTARESLYFNPRSRLGRHRDRRTGFEGYGAVLEALKRTMYQLASLTRSLDQWRQDGSENDRRFLRGYADFLESVSRIARILGEVNEDTLADQAGDLRQLADEAQRCCRRVTDRADRDGLPLTDPAYPYGVLVVEATRLMDELQYTCDVLQSQVDER from the coding sequence ATGGCCGGTCAGGCGCGGAAGCAGGAGACCGAGACCCACAAGCGGAACCGCCGGACGGAGCGGCGCGGGACGGAGCGGCGTGGGGCGAGCGCCGATGGCGAGGCGGCTCGCGCGGAAGAGGCGTCCACGGAGGGGACTCGTACCAGGACCAGGACCAGGACCAGGACCGAGACCAAGTCCGGGAACCGGGAGGAGCCGGCGGCGCAGGGGCGGACCGCCCGTGCGCGGCAGTGGTGGAGCCGGGCCTGGGGATCGGCGGGCCACGAACGCCATACGCTGCTGCTGATCGGGAAGAGCACGCTGGCCGCGACCATCGCCTGGTTCTTCTCGTACAACCTGCTGGAAGCCGAGTCACCGGCGTTCGCGCCGTTCTCCGCGGTACTGATCATGCAGGTGACGGTGTACCAGTCGCTGCTCCAGTCGCTGCGGTACGTGGGTGCCGTGGCGACCGGGGTCGCCGTGCAGGCGGCCCTGGGGTACCTGGCCGGCCCCGACCTGCTCACCTTCGCGCTGGTGGCGGTGGTCGCCCTCACCATCGGCCGGTGGCCCGCCCTCGGTTCACAGGGCTCGCAGGTGGCGACGGCGGCGTTCTTCGCCTTCTCCACGTACGTCACCGCCCCGGCCGGCCTCGGCAAGATCACCCACCTCGCGCAGATCATCCTGCTGGTCCTCATCGGATGCGGCGTCGGCGTCATCGTCAACGTCACCCTCGTCCCGCCGCTGCGCTACCGCAGCGCCGAACACGGCATCCACACCCTCGCCCGCGCACTGTGCGACCTGGTCAGCGACATGTACCCGGCCATGCGGCAGGGGGAGCTGGAAAAGGAGCGCATCAGCCACTGGCGCGGCCGCGCCGAGCAGACCGGGGGGCTGATCACCCAGGCCGAGAACGGGCTGCGAACCGCGCGCGAAAGCCTCTACTTCAACCCGCGCAGCCGCCTGGGCCGCCATCGGGACCGCCGCACGGGCTTCGAGGGTTACGGCGCGGTACTGGAGGCGCTGAAACGGACCATGTACCAGCTGGCCTCGCTCACCCGCAGCCTCGACCAGTGGCGCCAGGACGGCAGCGAGAACGACCGTCGCTTTCTGCGCGGCTATGCCGACTTCCTCGAATCCGTCTCCCGGATTGCCCGGATCCTGGGGGAGGTGAACGAGGACACGCTGGCCGACCAGGCCGGCGACCTGCGCCAACTCGCCGACGAGGCACAGCGGTGCTGCCGCCGGGTGACGGACCGGGCCGACCGGGACGGACTGCCGCTGACCGATCCGGCCTACCCGTACGGGGTGCTCGTGGTGGAGGCCACCCGGCTGATGGACGAGTTGCAGTACACCTGCGACGTGCTGCAGAGCCAGGTGGACGAGCGGTGA
- a CDS encoding glycoside hydrolase family 5 protein → MQTRLSTLAATVSILLLAPSPTPYAATNTEAHANAATGLHVKNGRLVERNGADFVFRGVNHSHAWHPDRTARALSDIKRLGANSVRVVLSSGDRWTKNDTADVRAVISRCKANRLICVLEVHDTTGYGEQAGAVSLSRAADYWIGVRSALRGQESHVVVNIGNEPYGNNNTDRWAADTKAAVARLRAAGLHHALMADGPNWGQDWSGTMQRQARSVFDADPDRNTVFSVHMYGVYNSADKVRNYLDTFTRAKLPFVVGEFGYYHPSGDTDEDAIMARTKAASIGYLGWSWSGNSGEDSHLDLSNHFDAKSLTAWGQRLFNGADGIKQTAKEATVYR, encoded by the coding sequence GTGCAAACCCGTCTGTCCACGCTCGCCGCGACGGTGAGCATCCTGCTCCTGGCCCCGTCCCCGACTCCGTACGCCGCCACGAACACCGAAGCTCACGCGAACGCCGCCACCGGCCTGCACGTGAAGAACGGCCGGCTCGTCGAGAGGAACGGCGCCGACTTCGTCTTCCGCGGTGTCAACCACTCCCACGCCTGGCACCCGGACCGGACCGCCCGGGCCCTGTCCGACATCAAACGTCTCGGGGCCAACAGCGTCCGCGTCGTACTGAGCAGCGGCGACCGCTGGACGAAGAACGACACCGCCGACGTCCGCGCGGTCATATCCCGTTGCAAGGCGAACCGGCTGATCTGCGTACTGGAAGTCCATGACACCACGGGATACGGAGAACAGGCGGGGGCCGTTTCCCTCTCCCGCGCCGCCGACTACTGGATCGGCGTCCGCAGCGCCCTGCGCGGTCAGGAAAGCCATGTCGTCGTGAATATCGGCAATGAGCCCTACGGCAACAACAACACCGACCGGTGGGCCGCGGACACCAAAGCCGCCGTCGCCCGGCTGCGTGCGGCCGGCCTGCATCACGCCCTGATGGCCGACGGACCCAACTGGGGCCAGGACTGGTCGGGAACCATGCAGCGCCAGGCCCGTTCGGTCTTCGACGCCGACCCGGACCGCAACACCGTCTTCTCCGTCCACATGTACGGGGTCTACAACTCCGCCGACAAGGTCAGGAATTACCTCGACACCTTCACCCGGGCCAAGCTGCCCTTTGTCGTAGGCGAGTTCGGTTACTACCACCCGAGTGGGGACACGGACGAGGACGCCATCATGGCCCGGACCAAAGCCGCGAGCATCGGCTATCTCGGCTGGTCCTGGAGCGGCAACAGCGGCGAGGACAGCCACCTCGACCTCAGCAACCACTTCGACGCCAAGTCGCTGACCGCATGGGGACAGCGTTTGTTCAACGGTGCCGACGGCATCAAGCAGACCGCCAAGGAAGCGACGGTCTACCGCTGA
- a CDS encoding glycosyltransferase encodes MKITFLLHDAYAAGVAVRGTAGLATALAARHEVEIVSLHRTADRMPFAVAEEVTVRALVDLRPASPHHAGAIVDPWPPGAVRPYDTAYSGPTPPSRLGEGRLAAHLRGTDADVIVATQPHLVRLLAEHGRADHLRIGQEYRAHASHNAPPRRELEAAIARLDAYVSFSRAAARAHRAALPHAPVRLTSIPVCSPEPGAEPSTGNSKIVLAAGRPLPTERYDRLLEAFAKVAKAHPEWSLRIHGPGGQQQRLRRRVAELGLHDHVLVMGTSVPTDAEWAKGAVAVVSGSGAEPSGMSLVDAMSRGLPVVSTDSGQASRDIIVPGENGFLVPDHGPRQDTLAEALRHLIENEAARRRMAGTARRTAERFRPERIAAQYEALFTDQAPALAAAGNRSSRNAGDGARWRRRVRLLVRRPGRTQPTPSLPTVACRVTADGSLVFTLPARHLGPGAWNLALRPRDPERAEPVQLPVERDTADGARHLHLTLDKRVCELAEGDWDVLLARCGGSTSRPARAGLIETAHLLEPAQRLSWWREGVKTWLPYPTPSGTLALRAWHRPAHAEVVTCDVEDEALRLTGQLLGWRARAHHYRFRARLRGAPERVVETSCQVDQDGHFTVDVPLSPVAGHHPGREAVWELLLSAYGGGPEIRLGMVTGDLVDHRHLRQFPAAGYAGPDGGLLFRPRLTREHDLVLEAETAAAGRPHDRRVPA; translated from the coding sequence ATGAAGATCACCTTTCTGCTGCACGACGCCTACGCGGCCGGCGTCGCGGTCCGGGGCACGGCCGGCCTCGCCACCGCCCTCGCCGCACGCCACGAGGTGGAGATCGTCTCCCTCCACCGGACCGCCGACCGGATGCCGTTCGCGGTGGCCGAAGAGGTGACGGTGCGGGCGCTGGTCGACCTGCGTCCCGCCTCCCCGCACCACGCGGGTGCCATCGTCGACCCGTGGCCGCCCGGCGCCGTGCGCCCGTACGACACGGCCTACAGCGGCCCGACACCGCCCAGCAGGCTGGGCGAGGGCCGGCTCGCCGCCCACCTGCGCGGAACCGACGCCGACGTGATCGTGGCGACCCAGCCCCACCTGGTCCGTCTCCTCGCCGAACACGGCCGCGCCGATCACCTCCGCATCGGCCAGGAGTACCGGGCCCACGCGTCCCACAACGCCCCGCCGCGCCGCGAACTGGAGGCGGCCATCGCCCGTCTCGACGCCTACGTGTCCTTCTCCCGGGCCGCCGCACGCGCGCACCGCGCCGCGTTGCCCCACGCTCCGGTGCGTCTGACCAGCATCCCGGTGTGCTCTCCCGAACCCGGTGCCGAACCCTCCACCGGCAACTCGAAAATCGTTTTGGCGGCCGGCCGGCCGCTACCGACGGAGCGCTACGACCGGCTTCTGGAGGCCTTCGCCAAGGTCGCGAAAGCGCACCCCGAATGGAGCCTGCGCATTCACGGCCCCGGCGGCCAACAACAGCGGCTGCGACGCCGCGTCGCGGAACTCGGCCTGCACGACCACGTCCTGGTCATGGGGACATCCGTCCCCACGGACGCGGAGTGGGCCAAGGGCGCCGTCGCCGTGGTGTCCGGCAGTGGCGCCGAACCGTCCGGCATGTCCCTCGTGGACGCCATGAGCCGGGGGCTGCCAGTGGTGAGCACCGACAGCGGCCAGGCCTCCCGCGACATCATCGTGCCCGGCGAGAACGGGTTCCTCGTCCCGGACCACGGTCCCCGCCAGGACACGCTGGCCGAAGCGCTCCGCCATCTGATCGAGAACGAAGCCGCACGCCGGCGGATGGCCGGGACAGCCCGGCGCACCGCCGAGCGCTTCCGGCCCGAGCGCATCGCCGCACAGTACGAGGCACTGTTCACCGACCAGGCTCCCGCACTCGCCGCGGCCGGGAACCGCTCCTCCCGGAACGCCGGTGACGGCGCGCGGTGGCGGCGTCGGGTACGGCTGCTCGTCCGACGCCCCGGCCGCACGCAGCCCACCCCGTCGTTGCCCACCGTGGCCTGCCGGGTGACGGCGGACGGCTCACTCGTCTTCACGCTGCCCGCACGGCACCTCGGGCCGGGAGCCTGGAACCTCGCCCTGCGGCCGCGCGACCCCGAGCGTGCCGAGCCCGTCCAGCTCCCGGTCGAACGCGATACGGCAGACGGCGCCCGGCATCTGCACCTCACCCTCGACAAGCGCGTGTGCGAACTCGCCGAGGGCGACTGGGACGTACTGCTGGCCCGGTGCGGCGGCAGCACTTCACGTCCCGCCCGGGCGGGACTGATCGAAACCGCGCACCTCCTGGAACCGGCGCAACGGCTCTCCTGGTGGCGCGAGGGCGTCAAGACCTGGCTCCCGTACCCGACGCCGAGCGGGACGCTCGCGCTGCGCGCCTGGCACAGACCCGCCCACGCGGAGGTCGTGACCTGCGACGTCGAGGACGAGGCGCTCCGGCTGACGGGGCAGCTCCTCGGCTGGAGAGCACGCGCTCACCACTACCGGTTCCGGGCCCGGCTGCGCGGCGCGCCCGAGCGGGTCGTCGAAACCTCCTGCCAGGTGGACCAGGACGGCCATTTCACCGTCGACGTTCCCCTCTCCCCGGTCGCCGGGCACCATCCCGGGAGGGAAGCGGTCTGGGAACTGTTGCTGAGCGCGTACGGCGGCGGGCCGGAGATCCGGCTGGGCATGGTGACGGGCGACCTCGTGGACCACCGGCACCTCCGCCAGTTCCCGGCGGCCGGATACGCGGGACCCGACGGCGGACTCCTGTTCCGTCCTCGGCTGACGCGCGAGCACGACCTGGTGCTCGAAGCCGAGACCGCGGCGGCCGGCCGACCGCACGACCGAAGGGTCCCGGCGTGA
- a CDS encoding STAS domain-containing protein, with amino-acid sequence MSSSAAGSRYHLLALTGHAPTAATRLARAVRLGATAPVVLVDVTAADDLDVEALGTLARLSMVLRATGGGVVLVGADAAARQLAARTGTAWLLPAHQDVEAAVAGLPACGRPWAMTELASDNGGLSRTAEGG; translated from the coding sequence ATGTCCTCGTCCGCCGCGGGTTCCCGCTATCACCTGCTCGCCCTCACGGGGCACGCGCCGACCGCCGCCACCCGCCTGGCCAGAGCCGTCCGGCTCGGGGCGACGGCCCCGGTGGTCCTGGTGGACGTGACCGCGGCCGACGACCTGGACGTCGAGGCGCTGGGCACCCTGGCGCGCCTGTCGATGGTGCTGCGCGCGACCGGCGGCGGGGTGGTGCTGGTCGGCGCCGACGCCGCGGCACGCCAGCTGGCCGCCCGTACCGGCACCGCCTGGCTGCTGCCCGCCCACCAGGACGTCGAGGCGGCGGTGGCCGGCCTGCCCGCGTGCGGCCGTCCGTGGGCGATGACCGAACTCGCTTCGGACAACGGCGGTTTATCCCGTACGGCGGAGGGTGGCTGA
- a CDS encoding DUF998 domain-containing protein, protein MHAPRRLAPAFALFVLAPFVGEFLLGNLTLAELPLGLVLAPMYGCGALLVREVGRRSGGGWPTMVLLAAAYALIEEGPVDQLLWNDSYAGADLLHGPSYIPALGMSVELTQTVLALHTVWSVCVPIALVETLTRSRRGEPWLGRVGLAVVAVVFVAGGVLVFLGNYGEERFVASPWQLAGVCLAVVLLVAAAFAVRARRLPPLPGRAPAPWRAGLAALVVTSAYWGPANLITDDRYEWVGVGVWCAGTVLGVWWVSRWSRREGWGVRHRFTLAAGALLTYVWVSFPVRPESGGSVRADLVGNAVCGTLACLLLVWCARRTRVRPQERNLHSHTSVEA, encoded by the coding sequence ATGCACGCTCCGCGCCGTCTCGCCCCCGCGTTCGCCTTGTTCGTGCTGGCCCCGTTCGTCGGGGAGTTCCTGCTCGGCAACCTCACCCTCGCCGAGCTGCCCCTGGGACTCGTGCTGGCGCCGATGTACGGCTGCGGCGCCCTGCTCGTACGGGAGGTGGGCCGGCGCAGTGGTGGCGGGTGGCCGACCATGGTGCTGCTGGCGGCGGCGTACGCGCTGATCGAGGAAGGGCCGGTCGACCAGCTGCTGTGGAACGACTCGTACGCGGGGGCCGACCTGCTGCACGGCCCCTCCTACATCCCGGCGCTGGGGATGAGCGTTGAGCTGACGCAAACGGTACTGGCGCTGCACACGGTGTGGAGCGTGTGCGTACCGATCGCGCTGGTCGAGACGCTGACCCGGTCGCGGCGCGGCGAACCGTGGCTGGGCCGGGTGGGGCTCGCGGTGGTGGCCGTCGTGTTCGTGGCGGGCGGGGTGCTGGTCTTTCTGGGGAATTACGGCGAGGAGCGTTTCGTCGCCTCGCCCTGGCAGCTCGCCGGTGTCTGTCTGGCCGTCGTCCTGCTGGTTGCCGCGGCCTTCGCCGTACGGGCGCGGCGGCTGCCACCGCTGCCGGGTCGGGCGCCCGCTCCGTGGCGGGCGGGCCTGGCGGCACTGGTCGTGACGAGTGCGTATTGGGGGCCGGCCAATCTGATCACCGACGACCGGTACGAGTGGGTCGGGGTGGGCGTGTGGTGTGCGGGGACGGTGCTGGGGGTGTGGTGGGTGAGCCGCTGGTCGCGCCGGGAGGGCTGGGGCGTCCGCCACCGGTTCACGCTCGCCGCCGGTGCCCTCCTTACGTACGTGTGGGTGTCGTTCCCCGTCCGGCCGGAGTCCGGCGGCTCCGTCCGCGCGGACCTGGTGGGCAACGCCGTATGCGGGACGCTCGCCTGTCTGCTGCTGGTCTGGTGCGCCCGGCGAACACGCGTACGCCCGCAGGAAAGGAACTTACATTCGCATACGTCGGTGGAGGCGTAA
- a CDS encoding DUF1360 domain-containing protein — MRGYAVLAGSYAGATALFALGFRKSGRTLPSRIPPWDLLLLSAATYKASRLLAKDKITALVRAPFTRRKEAISASEVMDEPRGHGLRLAVGELLACPFCLAAWVGTSLVCGYAVAPRATRLAATGLSAVTLSDWLQYAWSITQERAEG, encoded by the coding sequence TTGCGGGGCTACGCCGTGCTGGCGGGGAGCTACGCCGGAGCCACGGCCCTGTTCGCGCTGGGCTTCCGGAAGTCCGGACGCACGCTGCCCTCCCGCATCCCGCCGTGGGACCTGCTGCTCCTGAGCGCCGCGACGTACAAGGCGTCGCGGCTGCTCGCGAAGGACAAGATCACCGCCCTCGTCCGGGCGCCCTTCACCCGGCGTAAGGAGGCCATCAGCGCCAGCGAGGTCATGGACGAGCCCCGCGGCCACGGCCTGCGGCTGGCCGTCGGCGAACTGCTCGCCTGCCCCTTCTGCCTGGCCGCCTGGGTCGGCACCTCATTGGTCTGCGGTTACGCGGTGGCTCCACGCGCCACCCGGCTCGCCGCCACCGGCCTGAGCGCCGTCACGCTCTCCGACTGGCTGCAGTACGCCTGGAGCATCACGCAGGAGCGGGCGGAAGGGTGA
- a CDS encoding VOC family protein translates to MTHPTSTSLDGPDFIALQVRDVEAAAAFCEERLGMRRAPASPPGAVVFATEPIPFAVREPLPGVDLDAVARPGLGVALWFRTADAQALHDRLAADGVTIISPPQYSPFGRTFTFAGPEGYAITAHGG, encoded by the coding sequence ATGACCCACCCCACCTCCACCTCCCTCGACGGCCCCGACTTCATCGCCCTTCAGGTGCGCGATGTCGAGGCGGCGGCCGCCTTCTGCGAGGAGCGGCTCGGGATGCGCAGGGCGCCCGCTTCGCCGCCCGGTGCCGTGGTGTTCGCCACCGAGCCGATCCCGTTCGCCGTCCGCGAGCCGCTCCCGGGCGTCGACCTCGACGCCGTGGCCCGGCCCGGCCTCGGGGTGGCGCTGTGGTTCCGTACCGCCGACGCGCAGGCGCTGCACGACCGGCTCGCCGCCGACGGAGTGACGATCATCAGCCCGCCGCAGTACAGCCCGTTCGGCCGTACGTTCACCTTCGCCGGACCCGAGGGCTACGCCATCACGGCGCACGGAGGCTGA
- a CDS encoding MFS transporter produces MVALAVVLIASFMELLDTTIITVAAPAIAEGLGAGEATLQWTVAGYTLALGAGLITGGRIGDQFGRRRSFLAGLAAFAIASAACALAPNPAVLVATRVAQGLAGGLMVPQVFGIIRSSFAPAARAKAFGAYGAVLGLASVAGPLAGGLLVEADVFGLGWRTIFWVNVPVAAVGLALGTRFLPESAAAARTRLDLPGAALAAAGAVCVLLPLVQGREWDWPWWGYVILFLSVPLTALFLRRGRRLAARGDRPVLDPGLLRVRAFGSGLAASALFFGALGSFFLLLSLYLQSGTGRSALETGLIILPYAVGSTLTSGIGVQLAARAGRLLLVTGSLVLAVSQFLLLLVVRDGTAPSYGALALPLFVGGLGLGLTSPSLVNVVLAGVPARDAGAAGGVLTTVGQIGSAVGVAVLGVRFFAELDTSASAGTAPLTAYGDAFASVLPWQMAFYVAAAALMLLLPKHTDALGGGRATTAVGVPEK; encoded by the coding sequence GTGGTCGCGCTCGCTGTCGTGCTCATCGCCTCGTTCATGGAACTGCTCGACACCACGATCATCACGGTCGCGGCCCCCGCGATCGCCGAGGGACTGGGCGCCGGTGAGGCGACGTTGCAGTGGACCGTCGCCGGCTACACCCTGGCCCTCGGCGCCGGTTTGATCACCGGTGGCCGGATCGGTGACCAGTTCGGCCGGCGGCGCAGCTTTCTGGCCGGGCTGGCCGCTTTCGCGATCGCCTCGGCGGCCTGTGCCCTCGCCCCGAACCCGGCGGTGCTGGTCGCGACCCGCGTGGCCCAGGGTCTGGCGGGCGGCCTGATGGTCCCGCAGGTGTTCGGCATCATCCGGTCGTCCTTCGCGCCGGCCGCGCGGGCGAAGGCGTTCGGCGCGTACGGGGCGGTGCTCGGGCTCGCCTCGGTGGCGGGGCCGCTGGCCGGCGGGCTGCTCGTCGAGGCGGACGTGTTCGGGCTGGGCTGGCGGACGATCTTCTGGGTGAACGTGCCCGTCGCGGCCGTCGGGCTCGCGCTCGGCACGCGGTTCCTGCCCGAGTCCGCCGCGGCCGCGCGCACCCGGCTGGACCTGCCCGGTGCGGCGCTCGCCGCGGCGGGCGCGGTGTGCGTGCTGCTGCCCCTGGTACAGGGGCGCGAATGGGACTGGCCCTGGTGGGGCTACGTGATCCTGTTCCTGTCGGTTCCGCTCACGGCCCTCTTCCTCCGGCGCGGACGCCGTCTGGCCGCCCGCGGCGACCGGCCCGTTCTCGATCCGGGGCTGCTGCGGGTACGGGCCTTCGGCAGCGGGCTGGCCGCCTCCGCGCTGTTCTTCGGCGCTCTCGGCTCGTTCTTCCTGCTGCTGTCCCTCTACCTCCAGTCCGGCACCGGCCGCTCGGCCCTGGAGACCGGCCTGATCATCCTTCCGTACGCGGTCGGCTCGACCCTCACCTCCGGTATCGGCGTCCAACTCGCCGCCCGCGCCGGCCGTCTGCTGCTCGTCACGGGTTCGCTGGTGCTCGCCGTCTCGCAGTTCCTCCTGCTGCTCGTCGTACGGGACGGGACCGCGCCCTCGTACGGGGCGCTGGCGCTGCCGCTGTTCGTGGGCGGCCTGGGGCTGGGGCTGACCTCGCCCTCCCTGGTCAATGTCGTCCTCGCCGGGGTGCCCGCGCGGGACGCCGGCGCCGCGGGCGGGGTGCTCACCACGGTGGGTCAGATCGGGAGCGCGGTCGGGGTCGCCGTGCTGGGCGTCCGGTTCTTCGCCGAACTCGACACGTCGGCCTCGGCGGGAACCGCCCCGCTCACGGCGTACGGCGACGCGTTCGCCTCGGTGCTCCCCTGGCAGATGGCGTTCTATGTCGCGGCGGCAGCGCTCATGCTGCTGCTTCCGAAGCACACGGACGCGCTCGGCGGTGGCCGGGCCACGACCGCCGTAGGTGTACCGGAAAAGTGA
- a CDS encoding MarR family winged helix-turn-helix transcriptional regulator: MEDRSPVAPPHPARDVTEHVGYRLKRSAAALRGAMDKALREHGLTVPQYACLELLDQRPGLSNAELARGAFVTRQSMNVVLRGLQEAGLVTRPSTTDHGRALPAHLTEEGRDRLDAARKAVYAIERQMIEAIPSKRLTALLADLDRMTEALGG, encoded by the coding sequence ATGGAAGACCGAAGTCCCGTAGCGCCTCCCCACCCCGCCCGCGACGTCACCGAGCACGTGGGATACCGCCTCAAGCGCTCCGCCGCCGCGCTGCGCGGCGCCATGGACAAGGCCCTGCGCGAGCACGGCCTGACCGTGCCGCAGTACGCCTGTCTCGAACTCCTCGACCAGCGGCCGGGCCTGTCCAACGCCGAACTCGCCCGCGGTGCGTTCGTCACGCGCCAGTCCATGAACGTCGTTCTCCGCGGCCTCCAGGAAGCCGGCCTGGTCACCCGGCCCAGCACCACCGACCACGGCCGCGCCCTGCCCGCCCACCTCACCGAGGAGGGCCGCGACCGTCTCGACGCCGCCCGGAAGGCCGTCTACGCCATCGAACGGCAGATGATCGAAGCGATCCCGTCGAAGCGCCTGACCGCCCTCCTCGCCGACCTCGACCGCATGACGGAGGCCCTGGGCGGCTGA